A genomic region of Lachnoclostridium edouardi contains the following coding sequences:
- a CDS encoding NAD(P)H-dependent flavin oxidoreductase, translating to MSVLQSLVIGNLTVKKPIIQGGMGVGISLSSLAGAVAKAGGMGIISTAQIGFREPDFVKNPQEANLRSIGKELKKAREIAPEGVIGFNIMVATRDYALYVKEAVKAGADIIISGAGLPVDLPEFAKGSATKLAPIVSSAKSARVICRLWDRKYKRVPDMVVIEGPLAGGHLGFSTEELHQLGADTDNVPVTYKQDQYDQEVKAIQKVTEEFGQKYQKKIPVVTAGGIYDHKDVMRQFETLGVDGVQVATRFVTTEECDAPMAYKQAYIHAKKEDIVITKSPVGMPGRAIKNKFLEGVGKTPFKLEWCYQCLEHCNPATIPYCITKALVNAAIGKVDEALLFCGSNAYRAEKIETVPEVMAELCGE from the coding sequence ATGAGTGTATTACAGTCATTGGTAATTGGCAATTTAACAGTAAAAAAACCAATCATTCAAGGGGGCATGGGAGTAGGAATCAGCCTCTCATCTCTGGCTGGCGCTGTGGCAAAGGCAGGAGGAATGGGAATTATTTCTACTGCTCAAATTGGCTTTAGAGAGCCTGATTTTGTAAAGAATCCCCAGGAAGCTAATTTAAGGTCCATTGGGAAAGAATTAAAAAAGGCAAGGGAAATTGCTCCTGAGGGGGTAATCGGATTTAACATTATGGTTGCCACCAGGGATTATGCTTTGTATGTAAAGGAAGCTGTAAAGGCCGGAGCGGATATTATTATATCAGGGGCAGGACTTCCCGTAGATCTGCCGGAGTTTGCAAAGGGAAGCGCAACAAAACTGGCTCCTATTGTTTCTTCCGCCAAATCTGCGCGTGTGATCTGCCGCTTGTGGGACAGAAAATATAAAAGAGTTCCTGATATGGTAGTAATAGAGGGACCTTTAGCCGGAGGCCATTTAGGTTTTTCAACGGAAGAGCTTCACCAGCTGGGGGCGGACACTGATAATGTGCCGGTTACTTATAAGCAGGATCAATATGATCAGGAAGTAAAGGCTATTCAAAAGGTAACAGAAGAGTTTGGACAGAAATATCAGAAAAAAATTCCTGTAGTTACAGCTGGAGGTATTTACGACCACAAGGACGTGATGCGCCAGTTTGAAACCTTAGGGGTGGACGGAGTACAGGTTGCCACCAGGTTTGTTACTACAGAAGAATGCGACGCCCCTATGGCTTACAAGCAGGCTTATATTCACGCAAAGAAGGAAGATATTGTAATTACAAAAAGTCCGGTGGGAATGCCTGGAAGAGCAATTAAAAATAAGTTTTTAGAGGGCGTGGGAAAAACGCCGTTTAAATTAGAATGGTGCTATCAATGTCTGGAGCATTGTAATCCTGCCACAATTCCTTACTGTATTACAAAAGCGTTAGTAAATGCAGCAATAGGAAAAGTGGACGAGGCTCTGCTTTTCTGCGGAAGCAATGCTTATAGAGCTGAAAAAATTGAAACAGTTCCAGAGGTAATGGCGGAGCTGTGCGGAGAGTAA
- a CDS encoding nucleoside recognition domain-containing protein, giving the protein MLNYLWAAMILLGIVWGAFHGNLNLVTEAVLDSAKEAVTLGISMLGIMAFWNGILEVGSSAGLIESLSRKMKPVFRFLFPKIPDDHPAMKEISVNMIANMLGVGMAATPAGIRAMEELEKLEEEREKNKEPFYPPGTASDEMCTFLIINISSLQLIPINMIAYRAQYGSVEPTAVIGPALAASAVSTLAAVIFCRMVSSRK; this is encoded by the coding sequence ATGCTGAACTATTTGTGGGCTGCAATGATTTTATTGGGAATCGTGTGGGGAGCTTTCCACGGAAATTTAAATTTAGTAACTGAGGCTGTTTTAGATTCTGCCAAAGAAGCTGTTACACTGGGAATTTCCATGCTGGGCATTATGGCGTTTTGGAACGGTATTTTGGAAGTGGGAAGCAGCGCCGGTCTGATTGAAAGCTTGTCCAGAAAAATGAAGCCGGTGTTTCGGTTTTTATTTCCCAAAATACCAGATGACCATCCGGCTATGAAAGAAATTTCCGTAAATATGATCGCTAATATGCTGGGAGTGGGGATGGCCGCCACCCCGGCGGGAATCCGGGCTATGGAAGAGCTGGAGAAGTTGGAGGAGGAAAGAGAAAAAAATAAAGAACCTTTTTATCCTCCCGGAACAGCCAGCGATGAAATGTGTACATTTTTAATTATTAATATTTCCTCCCTTCAGCTGATTCCTATTAATATGATTGCCTACAGGGCCCAGTACGGCAGCGTGGAGCCCACTGCAGTTATAGGGCCGGCTTTAGCCGCTTCTGCAGTCAGCACCCTGGCGGCAGTAATCTTCTGCCGCATGGTTTCATCCAGAAAGTAA
- a CDS encoding helix-turn-helix domain-containing protein, which produces MFHLLIADDDITILEGLSKFINLSFPETFQIHLAENGIQALDVLKQNSVHICLSDIKMPMLDGIKLSSLLSKTNYGCKLLILSGYDDYPFIRSALKSGACDYLLKPVNFSLLFDAINEIISNPLFPPEIRPENLRSNSVGQYLSGAAENQPEFYDIPLVSNPFINRSILQEHLEQCRNYIINLETDKVTAALNQFFRRLHPSVITRDEVRDLLSQFIYNLMHKNSGMIKIISTYKLTDLDILSCIKNMPTLSQLQKRFVQIILIYMEKLEENISQHDTALVKKAVNYIENNYACQMMLEDIAAQFHLHPNYFSRLFKQQTGITFRDYLRNLRIRQAKLLLADPSQKISCIAEAVGYKDTAHFIRAFKDITGTTPSVYRKTLLSG; this is translated from the coding sequence ATGTTTCATTTACTTATTGCAGATGATGATATTACAATTTTGGAAGGTCTTTCAAAGTTTATTAATTTAAGCTTTCCTGAGACTTTTCAAATTCACCTGGCTGAAAACGGCATTCAGGCGCTGGATGTTTTAAAACAAAATTCTGTACATATCTGCCTTTCAGACATAAAAATGCCTATGCTGGACGGTATTAAGCTGTCCTCCCTTTTAAGCAAAACAAATTATGGATGTAAACTCTTAATATTAAGCGGATACGACGACTATCCATTTATCCGCAGCGCCTTAAAATCCGGCGCCTGCGACTACTTATTAAAACCTGTTAATTTTTCTCTCTTGTTTGACGCTATAAATGAAATTATCAGCAATCCTTTATTTCCGCCTGAAATAAGGCCGGAAAATTTAAGGTCTAACAGCGTGGGGCAGTATTTATCCGGGGCAGCTGAAAATCAGCCTGAATTTTACGATATTCCTTTAGTCAGCAACCCGTTTATTAACCGCTCAATTCTCCAGGAACATTTAGAGCAATGTAGAAATTATATTATTAATCTGGAAACTGACAAGGTTACTGCGGCCCTAAATCAATTTTTCCGCCGCCTTCACCCTTCTGTAATTACCAGAGATGAGGTGCGGGATTTATTAAGCCAGTTTATTTATAATCTTATGCACAAAAATTCCGGTATGATTAAAATTATATCCACATATAAGCTGACTGACCTGGATATTTTAAGCTGTATTAAAAATATGCCCACCTTATCCCAGCTGCAGAAAAGATTTGTTCAGATTATATTAATTTATATGGAAAAGCTGGAAGAAAATATCTCCCAGCATGATACGGCTTTAGTAAAAAAAGCTGTAAATTATATAGAGAATAATTATGCCTGTCAAATGATGCTGGAGGATATAGCCGCTCAATTTCATCTTCATCCCAATTACTTCAGCCGTCTTTTTAAACAGCAGACAGGCATTACGTTCCGGGACTATTTAAGAAACCTGCGTATCCGGCAGGCTAAGCTTCTTTTGGCAGATCCTAGTCAAAAGATCAGCTGCATAGCGGAAGCTGTCGGATATAAAGACACAGCTCATTTTATCAGGGCTTTTAAAGACATTACAGGGACAACGCCTTCTGTATACAGAAAAACATTACTTTCTGGATGA
- a CDS encoding sensor histidine kinase, with the protein MTRLSIHKKILLLISLQTLIIATFFLYSTANIFQNKFKDCLSQNNYIGSTMVSDFSIRTETGKDISAFPVIQIPGSSQDIVYQALSQNTFLSNYGVNKTIADTVIPYINSSKFIHGISIYDLSGTGIYCESNKFTYFLYNTNPEKTWFQQTMNGNGSALIFPSESLSSAIMMDSYTPCYYIARAVMNVERYRPVGIVVISMSISDLDEYFSTVRQFSNQKLSLLYENQKISGNLEADNEILKTLENSDLSYTIKKEPDGLTLYQLSKSGSYQVLVSTPLSNIWNSISHINILFFILLGCLLLFTIIFFYLILRSIHRPISRLAEACDQLKLDYFPIVSDKGLSPELYTLSTSFNHMSKRIEYLINKILKKDIFERDLELQLLRTQINPHYLYNTLECMRMEAYIKEDFKVSEMAQLLGRNLQYGLRDTGAEVPLSQELSHLQESQLKALNDQLNDSSLSTPSIGLKNINRRLSLYYGEAYGLKIHSVYSIGTTITVSIPAKL; encoded by the coding sequence ATGACCCGGCTTTCTATTCACAAAAAAATCCTGCTTCTGATTTCTTTGCAGACATTAATCATAGCAACCTTTTTTCTCTATTCCACTGCCAATATTTTCCAAAATAAATTCAAAGATTGTCTCTCTCAAAACAATTATATTGGCTCTACTATGGTTTCTGATTTCTCCATACGCACAGAAACAGGAAAAGATATTTCTGCTTTCCCTGTAATTCAAATTCCAGGCTCCTCCCAGGATATTGTTTACCAGGCTCTTTCCCAAAATACCTTTCTGTCTAATTATGGAGTAAATAAGACTATAGCGGACACTGTGATTCCTTACATTAACAGCAGCAAATTCATCCACGGCATCAGCATATATGATTTATCAGGGACAGGTATTTACTGTGAATCTAATAAATTTACTTATTTTTTGTATAATACAAATCCTGAAAAAACCTGGTTTCAGCAGACTATGAATGGAAACGGCAGCGCCCTGATTTTTCCCTCAGAATCCTTATCCTCGGCAATTATGATGGATTCCTACACACCTTGTTATTATATTGCCCGGGCAGTAATGAATGTGGAGCGATACAGACCTGTAGGCATTGTAGTCATCAGCATGAGTATTTCTGATTTGGACGAATATTTTTCCACTGTGCGCCAGTTTTCCAACCAAAAGCTTTCTCTTTTATATGAAAATCAAAAAATATCCGGGAATTTAGAAGCTGATAATGAAATTTTAAAAACACTGGAGAACTCTGACCTTTCCTACACAATAAAAAAAGAGCCTGACGGCCTTACCCTGTACCAGCTTTCAAAAAGCGGTTCCTACCAGGTTTTGGTCTCTACTCCACTGTCTAATATATGGAATTCTATTTCCCATATTAATATTTTATTTTTTATACTATTAGGCTGCCTTTTACTTTTTACTATTATATTTTTTTACTTGATTCTCCGCAGCATTCACAGACCTATTTCCAGACTGGCAGAGGCCTGCGACCAGTTAAAGCTAGATTATTTCCCCATTGTGTCAGATAAAGGATTATCTCCTGAGCTTTACACCTTATCCACCTCCTTTAACCATATGAGTAAGAGGATTGAGTACCTTATAAACAAAATTTTAAAAAAGGATATTTTTGAGCGGGACTTGGAGCTTCAGCTTCTCAGAACCCAAATCAATCCTCATTATTTATATAACACTTTAGAATGTATGCGCATGGAAGCTTACATTAAAGAAGATTTTAAGGTTTCTGAAATGGCTCAGCTGCTAGGCAGAAATCTGCAGTACGGGCTTAGGGACACTGGGGCGGAGGTTCCTCTTTCTCAGGAATTATCTCATTTGCAGGAATCTCAGCTGAAGGCTTTAAATGACCAGCTAAATGATTCCTCCTTATCTACCCCGTCTATTGGATTAAAAAATATAAACCGCAGACTTTCTCTATATTACGGAGAAGCCTACGGCTTAAAAATTCACAGTGTTTACAGTATTGGAACTACTATTACAGTTTCTATTCCTGCAAAATTGTAA